From one Caldithrix abyssi DSM 13497 genomic stretch:
- a CDS encoding potassium channel family protein produces MNIRRYLPNRRIFTENAGIKAAIIIALSAFVVGDVIYLIESRINTGFKSIGDGIWWFFVTISTVGYGDKVPSTITGKVISILVMFFGVALLSVITATISSIFVAKKLREGKGLQELKLKDHLLLCGWNNNCEQILNLLEKRANEFPAVALINQLPEENIEELLTRYDRLHLRFVRGDYTKESVLLRAAAKNAAAAIIVPDISHPIHGKGDERTILSTLTLKTLNPKIRVIAHIQDAENYAHLNKARADEIVISDAYTGQILANHVLAPGVPRFWEQVFSEDSPVQLNQYPLPGHLIGKTYQELKEYCQQSCAANILIGLVEISEPFDLSNLLSADYSYLDEFIMRKFKEAGLGTEKEKQVKTQLAPDASTVLTKSQFYLVLERKES; encoded by the coding sequence TTGAATATTCGCAGATATTTGCCTAACAGGCGAATTTTTACGGAAAACGCAGGCATTAAAGCGGCGATAATCATCGCCCTCAGCGCGTTTGTCGTCGGCGACGTTATTTACCTGATTGAATCGCGCATCAACACAGGCTTTAAGTCGATTGGCGACGGCATCTGGTGGTTTTTTGTCACCATTTCAACAGTGGGTTACGGCGATAAGGTGCCCTCAACCATTACGGGCAAGGTTATCTCCATTCTGGTCATGTTTTTCGGCGTGGCGCTGCTGTCGGTCATCACCGCCACCATTTCATCCATTTTCGTGGCAAAAAAATTAAGGGAGGGTAAAGGTTTGCAAGAATTAAAATTGAAGGATCATCTCCTGCTTTGCGGCTGGAACAACAATTGTGAGCAGATATTAAATCTGCTGGAAAAGAGGGCGAACGAATTTCCTGCCGTGGCATTGATTAATCAGCTACCTGAAGAAAACATCGAAGAACTTTTGACCCGCTACGACAGGCTGCATTTGCGCTTTGTGCGCGGCGACTATACCAAAGAGAGCGTACTTTTGCGGGCAGCGGCTAAAAACGCGGCGGCGGCCATTATCGTGCCCGACATCAGTCATCCCATCCACGGGAAGGGAGACGAGCGCACCATCCTATCCACGCTCACGTTAAAGACATTAAACCCCAAAATTCGCGTAATCGCCCATATTCAGGATGCGGAGAATTATGCCCATTTAAACAAAGCGCGGGCAGATGAAATTGTGATCAGCGACGCTTATACCGGCCAGATTCTGGCCAACCATGTGCTGGCGCCGGGTGTGCCGCGCTTCTGGGAGCAGGTGTTTAGCGAAGATTCGCCGGTGCAGCTTAACCAATATCCGCTGCCCGGGCATTTGATCGGCAAAACCTATCAGGAGCTCAAAGAATATTGCCAGCAGTCGTGTGCGGCCAACATCTTAATCGGGCTGGTCGAAATAAGCGAACCGTTTGACCTGAGCAATTTATTGAGCGCAGACTATTCATATCTCGACGAGTTTATCATGCGCAAATTTAAAGAAGCCGGCCTGGGCACGGAGAAAGAAAAACAGGTAAAAACCCAATTGGCGCCGGATGCTTCTACGGTTTTAACCAAATCCCAGTTTTACTTAGTTTTAGAAAGAAAAGAATCATGA
- a CDS encoding cyclic nucleotide-binding domain-containing protein: MISQKIDPFLLKNLQYFKQVRLFYDLNNEQIKTVLSEMKVERFPPDTYIMKEGSVGDKMFILIKGAVEISKSLILPEWLPVLNKQEKSLLHFSEKDFPFFGEMVMLRDNLIRSASIITRTESILASIGKKEFDSIVERDHTLGMKLFKNMAGELADRLRKTNKDILKLTTALSIALEGK; this comes from the coding sequence ATGATATCACAAAAAATTGATCCGTTTTTACTCAAAAACCTCCAATACTTTAAACAAGTTCGTTTATTCTACGATTTAAATAATGAGCAGATAAAAACCGTTTTAAGCGAAATGAAGGTGGAACGATTTCCTCCTGATACATATATCATGAAAGAAGGATCGGTTGGCGATAAGATGTTCATTTTAATCAAAGGAGCAGTCGAAATATCCAAATCATTAATTTTACCCGAGTGGCTGCCCGTGCTTAATAAACAGGAAAAATCGCTTCTACACTTTAGCGAAAAAGATTTCCCATTTTTTGGTGAAATGGTTATGCTGCGCGATAACCTGATCAGATCGGCCAGCATTATTACGCGCACCGAAAGCATTTTAGCCAGCATTGGCAAAAAGGAGTTCGATTCCATTGTCGAGCGCGATCACACTTTAGGAATGAAATTATTCAAAAATATGGCCGGCGAATTAGCCGATCGCTTGCGAAAAACGAATAAGGATATTTTAAAACTAACAACCGCCCTTTCCATAGCGCTGGAAGGAAAATGA